The following coding sequences lie in one Prevotella sp. oral taxon 299 str. F0039 genomic window:
- a CDS encoding glucosaminidase domain-containing protein, with translation MLITLVLCPINLLGQAKWNAIFQTYIDQYKDIAIEEMLRYNIPASITLAQGLFESAAGQSRLARYSNNHFGIKCHDWTGRSVRHDDDELQECFRVYDNVRESYEDHSKFLVNKPRYRNLFSLPRTDYRGWASGLKAAGYATNPQYAYKLIEIIELYKLYQFDTANTYDKFMVKRSTVDKPAVKGETLHPIYAYNKNYYLKVRAGDTFKSIAAEVNISVRKLAKYNERDKYASLVEGDIIYLKAKRSKAEKRFKGRLHAVKPGESMYSIAQQYGIKVESLYTKNHLLPDYNIKVDDRLRVY, from the coding sequence ATCAATATAAAGATATTGCCATAGAAGAAATGTTGCGATATAATATTCCTGCAAGTATAACTCTTGCACAAGGGCTTTTTGAAAGTGCAGCAGGTCAGAGTCGATTAGCTCGCTATAGCAATAATCATTTTGGTATTAAATGTCACGATTGGACAGGAAGAAGTGTGAGACATGACGACGATGAGTTGCAAGAATGTTTTAGAGTGTATGACAATGTGCGTGAAAGTTATGAAGACCATAGTAAGTTTTTGGTAAATAAACCACGCTATCGCAACTTGTTTTCATTGCCAAGAACCGATTATAGAGGTTGGGCTAGTGGCTTAAAGGCTGCTGGTTATGCCACTAATCCACAATATGCTTATAAACTTATTGAGATAATCGAACTATATAAGCTTTATCAATTCGATACAGCTAACACTTACGACAAGTTTATGGTGAAGCGTTCTACTGTGGATAAGCCTGCAGTTAAGGGCGAAACTCTTCATCCGATATATGCTTATAACAAGAATTATTATTTAAAAGTGCGTGCAGGAGATACTTTTAAGAGCATTGCTGCAGAAGTTAATATTTCTGTTCGTAAATTAGCAAAATATAATGAACGTGATAAGTATGCGTCATTAGTAGAAGGTGATATCATATATCTTAAAGCGAAAAGAAGTAAAGCAGAAAAGCGATTTAAAGGTAGACTACACGCAGTTAAGCCTGGAGAAAGCATGTATTCTATAGCTCAGCAATATGGTATCAAGGTTGAAAGTCTTTATACTAAGAATCATCTATTACCTGATTACAATATTAAAGTAGACGATAGATTACGTGTTTATTAA
- a CDS encoding DMP19 family protein gives MVNVVVKEQNIISAANEGMDAFIEVFVEAIKNAIGGELTATNMAELNASQITLLAYYVLREEVMDGGFIQLIHNGYGGFIFLNPFSAMMRRWGLGDLCSLINKCHKSYKKHREVLEAECSDEEFMALFEKYPEFDDFDDKFVEYEEYWTTKMAEYVDEHIADFAVVES, from the coding sequence ATGGTGAATGTAGTAGTAAAAGAACAAAATATTATTAGTGCCGCAAACGAAGGCATGGATGCCTTTATCGAAGTGTTTGTGGAGGCAATAAAAAATGCCATCGGAGGCGAGTTAACTGCTACAAACATGGCAGAATTGAATGCTTCGCAAATAACCCTTTTAGCTTATTACGTCCTAAGAGAAGAAGTTATGGACGGAGGATTTATACAACTGATTCATAATGGATATGGAGGCTTTATCTTCTTAAATCCTTTTTCGGCAATGATGCGTCGTTGGGGATTAGGCGATTTATGCTCACTGATCAATAAATGCCATAAGAGTTATAAAAAACATCGTGAGGTTTTAGAAGCAGAATGTAGTGATGAAGAGTTTATGGCACTATTTGAAAAATATCCAGAATTTGACGATTTTGATGATAAATTTGTAGAATACGAAGAATATTGGACAACAAAAATGGCAGAATATGTAGACGAACATATTGCCGACTTCGCTGTTGTTGAATCTTAG
- the smpB gene encoding SsrA-binding protein SmpB → MANEKKNSDKKSSIQIKNRKASFDYFFIDTFTAGIVLTGTEIKSIRQGKASLVDTFCYIHDGEIWVKGMNITPYFYGSFTNHEAKRDRKLLLKKREIRRLEEETKSVGVTIVPILLFIDQNGRAKVNIALARGKKEYDKRQTLKEKEDRREMDRAIKRY, encoded by the coding sequence ATGGCAAACGAAAAGAAAAACTCAGATAAAAAGAGTTCAATACAAATAAAAAATAGAAAAGCATCTTTCGATTATTTCTTTATCGATACCTTTACCGCAGGAATTGTGCTTACAGGCACAGAAATAAAGTCTATTCGACAGGGAAAGGCCTCTTTGGTTGATACATTCTGTTATATTCATGATGGAGAAATATGGGTGAAAGGAATGAATATCACCCCTTATTTTTATGGCTCTTTTACCAATCATGAAGCCAAAAGAGATAGAAAGCTGTTATTAAAGAAAAGAGAAATACGCCGATTAGAAGAGGAAACGAAATCTGTGGGTGTAACAATTGTTCCGATATTGTTGTTTATTGACCAGAATGGACGTGCGAAAGTGAACATCGCTTTGGCACGAGGAAAGAAAGAATACGATAAACGTCAAACACTAAAAGAAAAAGAAGACCGTCGTGAAATGGATAGAGCCATAAAACGATATTAA
- the map gene encoding type I methionyl aminopeptidase: protein MKSIKRRWTLLPGKDITELDKKVMYWESKGKEVPTRDLIKTPEQIEGIKRAGVINTGVLDEVAKHIKAGMNTLEIDKICYDYCTAYGATPACLNYEGYPKSVCTSINEVVCHGIPKEEDVLEDGDIINVDFTTILDGYYADASRMFIIGKTTPEKEQLVRVAKECLEIGAEAAKPYCFVGDIGYAIEQHANKYNYGVVRDLCGHGVGLKFHEKPDITHYGKKGTGMLLVPGMVFTIEPMINMGTWQVFLDSEDPFGWEIISGDELPSAQWEHTFVMTEHGVEILTY from the coding sequence ATGAAGTCTATAAAAAGAAGATGGACTCTCTTGCCGGGAAAGGATATAACCGAGCTTGACAAGAAGGTGATGTATTGGGAAAGTAAAGGTAAAGAAGTTCCTACTCGTGACTTAATTAAAACTCCCGAACAGATAGAAGGTATTAAACGAGCTGGTGTTATCAATACAGGTGTGTTAGACGAAGTTGCAAAACACATAAAAGCAGGTATGAATACACTAGAAATAGATAAGATATGCTACGACTATTGCACCGCTTATGGCGCAACTCCAGCATGTTTAAACTATGAAGGATACCCCAAAAGCGTTTGTACAAGCATTAATGAAGTGGTGTGTCATGGTATTCCAAAAGAAGAAGATGTGTTGGAAGACGGAGACATTATCAATGTCGATTTTACAACTATTCTCGATGGTTATTATGCAGACGCATCACGTATGTTTATAATAGGTAAAACAACTCCAGAAAAAGAGCAGTTGGTTAGAGTGGCAAAAGAATGCTTAGAAATAGGTGCAGAGGCTGCAAAACCATATTGTTTTGTGGGAGATATTGGTTATGCAATAGAGCAACATGCTAATAAATATAATTATGGTGTGGTGCGAGATCTATGTGGTCATGGTGTAGGATTGAAGTTCCATGAGAAGCCAGACATTACACATTATGGTAAAAAAGGTACAGGAATGCTTCTTGTTCCTGGTATGGTATTTACTATTGAACCTATGATTAACATGGGAACATGGCAGGTATTCTTAGATTCGGAAGACCCATTTGGATGGGAAATTATCTCTGGTGACGAGTTACCTTCAGCTCAATGGGAACACACCTTCGTGATGACTGAGCATGGAGTAGAAATCCTTACCTATTAA
- the tsaD gene encoding tRNA (adenosine(37)-N6)-threonylcarbamoyltransferase complex transferase subunit TsaD, translating into MKEKDIYILGIESSCDDTSAAVLRNDVLLSNVTSSQDVHKAYGGVVPELASRAHQQNIVPVVDHALKKAGITKEQLSAIAFTRGPGLMGSLLVGVSFAKGLSQALGIPLIDVNHLQGHVMAHFIKEPDNDNAIPPLPFLCLLVSGGNSQIVKVNAYNNMEVLGQTIDDAAGEAIDKCSKVMGLGYPGGPIIDRLARQGNPHAYKFAEPNIPGFDYSFSGLKTSFLYNMRKWIAENPNFIEDNKEDIAASLEFTIVDILMKKLKAAVKETGIKHVAVAGGVSANNGLRNAFKEHAEKYGWTIYIPKFGYTTDNAAMIGITGYYKYLDGAFCTIDKPAFSKVTFE; encoded by the coding sequence ATGAAAGAAAAAGATATTTATATATTAGGTATAGAAAGTAGTTGTGATGACACTTCGGCAGCTGTTTTGCGCAATGATGTGCTTCTAAGTAATGTAACATCTTCGCAAGACGTACATAAAGCCTATGGTGGTGTAGTGCCAGAGCTTGCCTCTCGTGCGCATCAACAAAATATTGTGCCTGTAGTTGATCATGCTTTAAAGAAAGCAGGAATAACAAAAGAACAATTAAGTGCAATCGCTTTTACTCGTGGTCCTGGTTTAATGGGTTCGCTATTGGTAGGGGTTAGCTTTGCAAAAGGATTATCGCAAGCTCTAGGAATACCTTTGATTGATGTGAACCACCTACAAGGTCACGTTATGGCTCACTTTATAAAAGAACCTGATAACGATAATGCTATTCCTCCATTGCCTTTCCTTTGCTTATTAGTAAGTGGCGGAAACTCTCAAATAGTGAAGGTAAACGCTTATAATAATATGGAGGTATTAGGACAAACCATAGATGATGCGGCAGGTGAAGCCATTGATAAATGCTCAAAAGTGATGGGCTTAGGTTATCCTGGGGGACCAATAATCGACCGCTTAGCACGTCAAGGTAATCCTCATGCATATAAGTTTGCAGAACCCAATATACCAGGATTTGATTATAGTTTTTCTGGTCTTAAAACCTCATTCCTATATAATATGCGTAAATGGATTGCAGAAAATCCAAATTTTATCGAAGACAATAAAGAAGATATTGCAGCAAGTTTAGAATTCACAATAGTGGATATCTTGATGAAAAAGCTAAAGGCAGCAGTGAAAGAAACAGGCATTAAGCATGTTGCAGTTGCTGGTGGTGTATCTGCAAATAATGGGTTGCGCAACGCATTCAAAGAACATGCAGAGAAATATGGATGGACAATCTATATTCCTAAGTTCGGTTATACAACCGATAATGCAGCAATGATTGGAATAACAGGTTATTATAAGTATTTAGATGGTGCGTTTTGCACAATAGATAAACCCGCATTTAGTAAAGTAACATTTGAATAA
- a CDS encoding CinA family protein, translating to MELESKVLSKQIQEYLYNYDGTQRSLGTAESCTGGRVAETIMSVPGSSNYYKGSVIAYSNEVKENILGVEAQLIEEKTAVSEEVAIAMVKGACKALNVTHAIVTTGIAGPAGALPNAPVGTIWIAYGTTDNIRTFKIEEDNGRDLNITAATQKALQLFLDFLKEEIMVDEE from the coding sequence ATGGAATTAGAAAGTAAAGTTTTAAGTAAGCAGATACAAGAGTATCTTTACAATTATGATGGCACACAACGTTCTTTAGGAACTGCAGAGAGTTGTACAGGAGGTAGAGTAGCAGAGACAATAATGTCGGTTCCTGGCTCTTCTAATTATTATAAAGGAAGCGTAATAGCTTACTCAAACGAAGTAAAAGAAAATATATTAGGAGTTGAAGCACAACTAATTGAAGAAAAAACAGCCGTTAGTGAAGAAGTGGCAATTGCTATGGTGAAAGGTGCTTGCAAAGCTCTTAATGTAACACATGCTATAGTAACAACAGGAATTGCAGGTCCTGCTGGTGCTTTGCCCAATGCCCCTGTAGGAACAATATGGATTGCTTATGGAACAACCGATAATATCCGAACATTTAAGATCGAGGAAGATAATGGGCGAGATTTGAATATTACAGCAGCAACTCAAAAGGCATTACAATTGTTCCTCGACTTTCTAAAAGAGGAAATAATGGTTGATGAAGAATAA
- the rpmB gene encoding 50S ribosomal protein L28, giving the protein MSKICQITGKKAQIGCNVSHSKHRTKRSFDVNLFKKKFYYVEEACWISLKISAAGLRLINKVGLDAALRQAVSKGYCDWKDIKVIGE; this is encoded by the coding sequence ATGTCTAAGATTTGTCAAATCACGGGAAAGAAAGCCCAAATAGGCTGCAACGTATCTCACTCAAAGCATCGTACAAAGCGTAGTTTTGACGTGAATCTCTTCAAGAAGAAATTCTATTATGTTGAAGAGGCATGTTGGATTAGCCTTAAGATCAGTGCAGCTGGTCTTCGTCTCATAAATAAAGTTGGTCTCGATGCAGCCTTAAGACAAGCCGTTTCAAAAGGTTATTGTGACTGGAAAGACATAAAAGTTATAGGAGAATAA
- the rpmG gene encoding 50S ribosomal protein L33, with the protein MAKKAKGNRVQVILECTEIKSSGLPGTSRYVTTKNRKNTPERLEMKKYNPILRRMTLHKEIK; encoded by the coding sequence ATGGCAAAAAAAGCAAAAGGTAATAGAGTACAAGTGATACTCGAATGCACTGAGATTAAAAGTAGTGGATTGCCTGGAACAAGCCGTTATGTTACGACAAAGAATCGTAAGAACACTCCAGAGCGTCTCGAAATGAAGAAGTATAATCCTATTTTGAGAAGAATGACTCTTCACAAAGAGATTAAATAA
- a CDS encoding DUF4295 domain-containing protein, with the protein MAKKAVASLHEGSTDGRAYSKVIKMVKSPKTGAYVFDEKMVANEAVKDFFKN; encoded by the coding sequence ATGGCAAAGAAAGCGGTCGCATCTCTCCATGAAGGTTCAACGGACGGACGCGCATATTCAAAAGTAATCAAAATGGTGAAGAGTCCCAAAACAGGTGCTTACGTTTTTGATGAGAAAATGGTAGCAAACGAAGCTGTTAAGGATTTCTTCAAAAACTAA
- a CDS encoding peptidylprolyl isomerase translates to MGNNKDKYIAVSYKLYTVDGDQVSLVEEAPVDKPFSFLSGFGLTIDAFEREVAGLNEGDTFNFTLLPSEAYGDHLADRVLDLEKEIFTVNGHFDHDNIFVDAIVPLQNEDGHRFNGRVLEITDDIVKMDLNHPLAGKTLNFKGSIVEAREATKEEIQEMINRISGDESCGGGCCGGGCGHNEHGHGHSCGCGEHDHDHEHSCGCGH, encoded by the coding sequence ATGGGAAATAATAAGGATAAATATATAGCTGTTAGTTATAAGTTATATACAGTAGACGGAGACCAAGTTTCTTTAGTAGAAGAAGCACCAGTAGATAAGCCTTTTTCTTTTTTAAGTGGATTTGGATTAACCATCGATGCTTTTGAAAGAGAAGTTGCAGGACTAAATGAAGGTGATACTTTCAACTTCACATTGTTGCCTTCTGAGGCTTATGGTGACCATCTTGCAGATCGTGTTTTAGATTTAGAAAAGGAGATTTTTACAGTAAATGGTCACTTCGATCACGACAATATTTTTGTTGACGCCATTGTTCCTTTACAAAATGAAGATGGACATCGCTTTAATGGTCGTGTGCTTGAGATTACCGATGACATTGTAAAAATGGACTTAAATCATCCTCTAGCAGGTAAAACTCTTAACTTCAAGGGCTCTATTGTTGAAGCTCGTGAGGCTACAAAAGAAGAAATTCAAGAAATGATTAATCGCATTTCGGGTGATGAAAGTTGCGGTGGTGGATGCTGTGGAGGTGGCTGTGGACATAATGAGCATGGCCATGGACATAGTTGTGGATGTGGAGAACATGATCATGACCATGAGCATAGTTGTGGATGTGGACATTAG
- the aroC gene encoding chorismate synthase, giving the protein MSSNSFGNLFKLTSFGESHGEVIGGVIDGMPSCIDIDIDFVQAELNRRRPGQSSLSTSRKEKDRVQFLSGIFNGQSTGAPIAFIVPNCTQNSSDYESLKNIFRPSHADFTYFRKFGIRDYRGGGRSSARVTIARVVAGALAKLALRQIDVSIEAYVSQVGNLCLNKHYSELNLTNIETNSVRCPDEQMALEMQQLIKETKASGNSVGGVVTCVVKGCPIGLGNPEFAKLHAQLGSAMLSINAAKGFEYGAGFASARAYGSEMNDEWSRIEDKISTRTNSSGGIQGGISNGEDIYFNVAFKPIATILQKQKTIDSDGCNIEFTATGRHDPCVVPRSVPIVEAMAAMVLLDNYLLNKATRM; this is encoded by the coding sequence ATGTCAAGCAATAGTTTTGGTAATCTTTTTAAACTCACTTCGTTTGGTGAAAGTCATGGAGAAGTTATTGGTGGAGTAATAGATGGTATGCCTTCTTGTATTGATATTGATATTGATTTTGTTCAAGCAGAATTAAATCGCCGTCGTCCAGGGCAGAGTTCTTTATCGACCTCACGCAAAGAAAAAGATAGAGTGCAATTCTTAAGTGGTATTTTCAATGGACAATCAACAGGTGCTCCTATTGCTTTTATTGTTCCAAATTGCACACAAAATAGTTCAGACTATGAATCGTTAAAGAATATTTTCCGCCCTTCTCATGCTGATTTTACTTACTTTAGAAAGTTTGGAATTCGTGATTATCGGGGAGGTGGCCGTTCCTCTGCCCGTGTAACAATAGCTCGTGTAGTGGCAGGAGCATTGGCAAAACTAGCTCTAAGACAAATTGATGTAAGTATAGAAGCCTATGTTTCCCAAGTGGGAAATTTGTGTCTAAATAAACACTACTCAGAATTGAATCTTACTAATATTGAAACCAATTCTGTGAGATGCCCTGATGAGCAGATGGCATTAGAGATGCAACAGCTTATTAAAGAGACAAAAGCAAGTGGAAATAGCGTGGGCGGTGTAGTCACTTGTGTGGTAAAAGGTTGTCCTATTGGACTTGGTAATCCCGAATTTGCTAAACTTCATGCTCAATTAGGTTCTGCTATGTTGAGCATTAATGCTGCTAAGGGTTTTGAATATGGTGCGGGTTTTGCTTCAGCTAGAGCTTATGGAAGTGAGATGAATGACGAATGGAGTAGGATAGAGGATAAGATTAGTACTCGAACAAATAGTAGCGGTGGAATACAAGGTGGTATTAGTAATGGAGAAGATATCTATTTTAATGTGGCGTTCAAACCTATAGCTACAATTCTTCAAAAGCAAAAAACGATTGATAGTGACGGGTGTAATATTGAATTTACTGCAACAGGTAGGCATGATCCATGTGTAGTTCCTCGTTCTGTTCCTATAGTAGAGGCCATGGCAGCTATGGTTCTTCTTGATAATTATTTATTGAATAAAGCTACTAGAATGTAA
- the pdxT gene encoding pyridoxal 5'-phosphate synthase glutaminase subunit PdxT: MKKIAVLALQGAFIEHEEMIKSLGNVEVFEIRKKEDWQQHKDGLIIPGGESTTMIKLLHELDLLNDIQTAISNGLPVFGTCAGLILLAQNVVGENNVQRIATMDIEVVRNAYGRQLGSFETNEKMKNVSDSFLMTFIRAPYIKSVGKDVEILAEVDGHIVAAKQANQLVTSFHPELGNDASIHNYFLEKMIK; the protein is encoded by the coding sequence ATGAAAAAAATTGCAGTTCTAGCCCTTCAAGGTGCTTTTATTGAGCACGAGGAGATGATTAAAAGTCTTGGTAACGTTGAAGTATTTGAAATTCGCAAGAAGGAAGACTGGCAACAACATAAAGACGGTCTTATTATCCCTGGTGGAGAAAGTACCACAATGATAAAACTTTTACACGAACTCGATTTGTTGAACGACATTCAAACTGCAATATCTAACGGATTACCCGTATTTGGAACATGTGCAGGACTTATACTTCTTGCTCAAAACGTAGTGGGAGAGAATAATGTTCAACGTATTGCAACAATGGATATTGAGGTTGTTCGTAACGCATATGGACGTCAATTAGGGTCTTTTGAGACCAATGAAAAGATGAAAAATGTATCGGATAGCTTTCTTATGACATTCATACGAGCACCTTATATCAAATCAGTAGGAAAAGATGTTGAAATATTAGCAGAGGTTGATGGCCATATTGTTGCAGCAAAGCAAGCAAATCAATTGGTTACATCTTTCCACCCAGAACTAGGAAATGACGCAAGTATCCATAATTACTTCCTAGAAAAAATGATAAAATAA
- the pdxS gene encoding pyridoxal 5'-phosphate synthase lyase subunit PdxS, producing the protein MKENRQSLNRNLAQMLKGGVIMDVTTPEQARIAEAAGACAVMALERIPADIRAAGGVARMSDPKMIKSIQEVVSIPVMAKCRIGHFAEAQILQAIEIDYIDESEVLSPADNIYHINKNEFTVPFVCGAKDLGEALRRIAEGATMIRTKGEPGTGDIIQAVRHMRMMQSEIRRIVSLTEGELFEAAKQLQSPYELVKYVHDNGKLPVVNFAAGGVATPADAALMMQLGAEGVFVGSGIFKSGNPEKRADAIVKAVTNYKDAKMIAKLSEDLGEAMVGINEQEIELLMAERGK; encoded by the coding sequence ATGAAGGAAAACAGACAAAGTCTTAATCGAAATTTAGCTCAAATGCTAAAAGGTGGAGTTATTATGGACGTAACAACTCCAGAACAAGCACGTATTGCAGAAGCCGCAGGTGCATGTGCAGTTATGGCGCTAGAACGTATTCCAGCAGATATTAGAGCAGCTGGTGGTGTTGCACGTATGAGCGATCCAAAAATGATTAAGAGCATACAAGAAGTTGTTAGTATTCCTGTTATGGCAAAATGCCGTATAGGCCACTTTGCAGAAGCTCAAATACTTCAAGCAATTGAGATAGATTATATCGATGAAAGTGAAGTTCTTTCACCAGCAGACAACATCTATCACATCAACAAAAATGAGTTTACAGTTCCTTTTGTTTGTGGTGCTAAGGATTTAGGAGAGGCTCTTCGCAGAATAGCAGAAGGCGCAACAATGATTAGAACCAAAGGAGAACCAGGAACAGGAGATATCATTCAGGCTGTACGTCATATGCGTATGATGCAAAGTGAGATTCGTCGTATCGTGTCATTAACCGAAGGTGAGTTATTCGAAGCAGCAAAACAACTACAATCTCCTTATGAATTAGTGAAGTATGTTCACGATAATGGTAAGCTACCTGTTGTTAATTTTGCTGCTGGTGGTGTTGCTACTCCTGCAGACGCAGCATTGATGATGCAATTAGGAGCAGAAGGTGTATTCGTTGGAAGTGGTATCTTCAAGAGCGGAAATCCAGAGAAACGTGCTGATGCAATTGTGAAAGCTGTTACTAACTATAAAGACGCTAAGATGATTGCAAAGCTCTCTGAAGATTTAGGAGAAGCTATGGTTGGTATCAACGAGCAAGAGATTGAGTTGTTAATGGCTGAAAGAGGCAAATGA
- a CDS encoding bifunctional hydroxymethylpyrimidine kinase/phosphomethylpyrimidine kinase, which produces MIDNKLTPVLTITGSDGTGTSGIQADIKVFEELGIPSVSVITSITVQNTLGIQEFFDLPSNIIESQIEALVNDTQAKILKLGMIRNVNVLKVICDMISKYNIQSVIYNPIVYSSNGDELMSQDVISQIKNRLLPLSTIVVIRNIDAEYILGITIESDKDKTTAIEQLKTFGCKEVVLVDSFFHGKNNYFSSAVASYLSKNNSLEDAINNAYLFAAEKEKEKRVVSERINLLYQEFIDAVSKYYKDNRDVRFYSDLFNVSSRYLSQVTKAVSNKTPKTIIEDYLIEQIELDLQNSFSTIQEIAYRNGFSSQAHFTKFFKKKVGVPPSNFRKKK; this is translated from the coding sequence ATGATTGACAACAAGCTAACACCGGTTTTAACTATAACAGGTTCTGATGGCACGGGTACTTCAGGCATACAAGCTGATATAAAGGTATTTGAAGAGCTAGGTATCCCATCTGTTTCCGTAATAACAAGTATTACGGTTCAGAACACTTTGGGTATTCAAGAATTCTTCGATCTGCCATCAAATATCATTGAATCTCAAATAGAAGCACTTGTAAACGATACCCAAGCAAAGATATTAAAGCTTGGTATGATTAGAAATGTGAATGTCCTAAAGGTCATTTGTGATATGATTTCGAAATATAACATACAATCAGTTATATACAATCCCATCGTTTATTCTAGTAATGGTGATGAGCTTATGAGTCAAGATGTCATATCTCAAATAAAGAATCGTTTATTGCCTTTATCAACCATTGTTGTAATAAGAAATATCGATGCCGAGTATATTTTAGGTATAACCATTGAGTCTGACAAGGATAAAACGACAGCAATAGAGCAATTAAAAACCTTTGGTTGCAAAGAAGTTGTATTGGTAGACAGTTTCTTCCACGGAAAAAATAACTATTTTTCTTCAGCCGTTGCATCTTATTTAAGCAAGAATAATTCTCTTGAAGATGCCATCAATAATGCCTATTTGTTTGCTGCAGAGAAAGAAAAAGAAAAGAGAGTAGTTTCCGAGCGTATCAACCTTTTATACCAAGAGTTTATAGATGCTGTTTCGAAATATTACAAAGACAATCGTGACGTACGCTTCTATTCCGACTTATTCAATGTAAGCAGTCGATATTTATCACAGGTAACAAAGGCCGTTAGCAACAAAACTCCTAAAACAATTATAGAAGATTATCTTATAGAACAGATAGAACTTGATTTACAGAATTCTTTTTCTACTATTCAAGAGATAGCCTATAGAAATGGCTTTTCATCACAAGCACATTTCACGAAGTTCTTTAAAAAGAAAGTAGGAGTTCCCCCAAGTAATTTTAGAAAGAAAAAATAA